taggcggtcgaataagcctttgctgagttgaGGCAGGAAatcgattacccatcctctggttgttttgttctggtttcctaaagtttacttttcctcgagcttgaaatcccggccttttgttgaaatgattctgaaaattttcctggtcctttctctttctgagctgcttcactttcaccttcaataatcatagccttctgaacaacagccgtataagttgccagttcaaacacagctaccctgctacgaatccatggtttcagtccttgctggaatcttttggcccgcttctcgtccgtatctaCTTGCTCTGGAACAcaccttgccaattcagtaaacttggtctcagaatccgcaaccgataagttgtcttatttcagctccaggaacttgatctccatctggttcttcataaaacgaggaaaatatttctccaagaaaagatcagtgaatctatcccaggtcactacatcttcttcttccaaagctttcttcgattcccaccagtaattagcttcgcctttcagaaagtagctagcgaaatccgtctttagttcttcctcaacctttactaacgaaaaagccttttccatttatttcagccaagctctcgcttttgtaggatccgtggaacccataaattccggtggcttcaccgactgaaattgcttcaAAGTggtcgtaggtgctgctggtggtacttgatgtcctggatgagcggcttgctgtaacatctgttgttgGAACTGCTATTGTTGCTGCtacatttgttgttgcatcatcaacatcttctgttgcatgagattaaacatctgatccatctggttattattgttttggccctcggtatttccatttgatgagtcgggttgtgcttttcttttaggtgccatctttctggtaaataaacaatgggtcttctttaataacagtGCATTAAACAcgtattaaaacagtcgatttgggaaaataaaatagcttattaaataactgaatataTAAAATAGTATGATgtgtaaataatttttttttttttatgttctaaaatctttttgaaaACTTAAAtatacaacatgatcgtaaataaaacaacatttgtaaatatgcaatggtactgaaataaatgtaaatgcttaaataactggaaataaaataaagaagacGTGCAAAAGatgatctcatatatatatatatatatatatataggtagaacaccagctgcaggtgtcagtgcttgatacaaaaacctatgatataacagtcgtactgctactactatcagtcaaagtcagtagctacactcatacaaactagtcatacaatactatacttcctctatctacaaaatatacataatacaacactcatcgatctactagtctcaaaatcctggtggcacGTGGCTCAACTCttcctgcaatgcctctagcactgcctcggtaagtcctaatgctctgttatatgctgtctccgcactaagatcctgttgtctcaaatcagtaagctgtTGAGAACTAATCCGATGAATCtgatgtagcctctctctcagtatataatctggtcgtaatgctctgacatgaccatctgtctgcgtctcatacaatccaaggatctctctacactggttctgccatctaatcctctcctccctctcttcctgaaagcgctggtaagtcacggtatgatgctcacgaagatcagtgctggaacctcgagaaggtaatggtccatctaccacgatctcatccataaactctggctgaggaaactgataaactccaggaacaggtgcataaatggctaatggggcaggaaataagacaggctgctccataggtgcatacactggcggctctgcctctggctccatctgtggcatctctggaatctcaactggtggcataggaatctgaggctctaaatcctcccactgcggaagatgaaccatgtcaggaatatcgaacatcggaaactctaatggtggaaaatctggtatctctggctcaaagtatggaaaataatctgcaaaacctggtaccttTGGGGgaaagtggtatctctggtggtggtccaggtggcaatggtggaggtagtggcaatggaggtaagatctgctctgacactggggctaataccgatgcatccactggatctgtctcggtcctctccgtagacgatgataaagaagccatctaatatacataaaaataacaacacaaaaacaatcaaaacgcaatcctaaaactcataacttctaatcacataaacaaacaatcctaacactcttactcttatcctatctcattttcctacCTTATCTTAACCCaaacgttcttgttttcaaaggtcaaacctaagctctgatgccaactataacaccctccaaatccggggtatagatttggggcattattaacaacaattaccaactaaacctgcacaagcggaatatagacataataattaccccgaactatcactactcaggatcttttaaggtctgagtttgaaaacaagtatcacatactacactttattacaaacccaactaaataaaacctgtctcacGAACtttctttgttacaaaactttattctatttacaatctcactacacaacttttattcaaactacacaagacttttattcaacccaacattactatttatcctgctacacctgatctggcaattcaaagctctcttcgggaataggaaggaacactcttggtataagagggtctcgctgcttgactcgcttcttgactatgcgggttctgatgggtttcattctctaccttaactgtaaagcaataggagtaacaataaaaagggatgagccaaaattgctcaacaagcctgcaaaaatatatatatagtataaagaaagagaaatgagtgaaacaataagctgctggttggaacaaccatctgaatctgtatagagtagtaatttgccaatgatggcgagtaccaaatgaacaagactggaaacaagaaccaacatatgcactataacctgctgatcagtcagaatatagtgcggatctatacccaactgcatagacccaaccaacataaagagtactcaggcaactatggcctattaaataatggtctgggtaaaacccagctcgtatagtaaccatccagtccaaggcttagcatccggaactatcggaatgctattgatatatcccaacaccaggatataccagagtatatgtaacaagggtaaaggaattgaaatatgaacagggaattcaataaattgggtaaatcaagaattgaaatgaaattggaaacaagcaataataatTGGATAACGGTGTATATGAgcaatgattatcaaagagaattgatacgatagaaaagaaatataaatcactattctgaatttagaataggggaaaaacttgccttgcgcgtacttaacctggtttaactcactgccttctgaccctagcttgctctgccttgctaacactgaacaaatcatggaaagataggtgtttagataacttactatatacgtgtatcttgaattgatatcacacaaccttatcagtctacccatgcgtttctatctgactcgcataaatacacatacatttatacagcatatttattcacataatcacataaagcacgtagcacataaagcacataattaatttctagatttacatttatttttagaatcaattctaggcttatacctgcgttactagtcttatcagattttattataatttttcggaatttattcggctcaattatacccctactaggacctacgaactattaattatcaccacCCACTCTCTTTgcggaagaaattataacttacaactatttttattggattcgtctcatttttctgagtctaggggtcttcatttcgctcaaatcggactaacggttgaattattatgaattaaacaagatttaattaattaatataattaattataattaaacaacccttaattatatttttatataattaattaataattattgtattttaaaataattaatccctaattattgggaattattattatttattacaaattattattacttattcgatcagatcgattatttagaaataatcaatcgatttaattaactgatatgctatttatcgaataactacgaactactcgcgattctcgcctaattaccgaactattctattattattgaaactcatacgattcgctaaacagataattaccgataactattatacgatacgaataattatcacaatattattcaaataactaacgctcgaataataattctaattattgaatcattattcgcactattaactaattattagattattaatcatattacttaattatttctaatccttatttactaattaattacctaattattaattaattacccaattattaattaattagataattaataaataattagataaattattaaataattaattaaataaataaattcgaatttataattaaataaaataattcagaaattataaatactatttttcagaatataaaactaatttttaattaattattagaattattaaaactgatttttacttactaaaatataaataaataattaatttattcaaaaacacaaaaacataacagGATTTAGGATTTTTaggattgaaaccgggtcgaaatcgggttgcaaaccgggtcgtccccgacccgatcgggtcgggaagaacaccgcccgcattcccagaatccgacgccggcggagaTTTTCCGGCGAACCAAACGCTCGATTCCAGGTTCTTCTCGAAGTATAACAACACAACGACATCTCCCCTTCTACTTCCTGGCCATTCCCCGTCCTCCTTCCTCGTCGAACACCGCCGGAGACGAAGAACAACGGCGGCGTCGCCGTTTTTCCGACGAACCCAAAACCAAAGCCAAACACCACGAATCCGGTACCAAACTACTCCCTATTCGACGATCTACAACCTCATGGCaacgaaatcatcaaacaatcaacagaaattcaaacccgaattcgcgattaaaacccgaaaatatgaAAGTAAAATCAGATAATCAAACATTAAAACTAATTGCATAATCAAAAACtacgattcttgggcttcaaaacgactacttacactaacgatttggactccggaatcacgatgaaaatcgcctttgatcctcctgctctgttcttcacaaaaaccctaaccctaatttctttttctttttctttttattttctgatttttttgaataattaactgatttaattactaataaatcatgtatttatatttatgaaaataatacccctaagtaaaattaagggtctaattacactcctaataaaaatatttggccccaatttctataatttttgggtattaatattgaatttttaaatatccaataaatacaaaataaatactaaaaatttccaaaaattgtggaaattacaaaaatacaaagaaaaatgatatatgataatttcatgatcatataaaagtaaaaaatataatttttgtggggtttttgatacccgaaggggtccggaaaagtcgtttttcgcgaaaaaggtcaatttataaaacgtctaggggttcagaatagcgatatggtatagggcatttttaataaaatagagccaatgattttgtttgaaatacgagcttttaaaacatagttttgagctgtacaggttttaatataatatatataactgacgataaaacgctcaataaatattcaaaacacgtttggatcaaaacagccaacacataacaaTAGCAGTTATGatttaacgacttaacacatttaatcatataataatacacataatttatcattattataatataatacaagcgtaattcctcggtcgttacagttACCGTTCACGTTTTCCGACAAAAAACCACCGTCACGGGTCTTGTTTGcggctacgaacctcaaattTTATTAGTACAAAATTCCTCCGTCAAACACTCTTATATGGTTAGAACTAAAGTCCACAACAAACATCGGAGGTACTCTTGTATCGTTAGAACTAAAGTCCACAGTATCTTATTTTCAGCAGCTATGCATACCTTCTACTAACTATTTTTTTATGAACACGTTCTAACCATAGTTTTAAACAAGTGCAAGTTCAATGGCGATTATCTAGCTAGCTAGCTACCTCTCATATGCTATCAACAGAAAATAAGAGCAACACAACCATATTAGCTTCCATGTATACATGGACGCATCTGTTTCATTGTTGTCATAGCCGTCTAAACCGTCATTTTATGAAAATACACTGCGAACACTAATTTATAAGTTAAGTTATAATTTATAAGCGCGTAATAATTTATTAACGAGTGTTTGTTGACCCAGTTTATAAATCAAACTTATAATTTATAAGGTGATAAGTTGAATATCAGTATCGgcgtactttttctcaacttattttaatatttttatctttttattaactttggttttaaaatatatgttttaaaatatttttataatttaaaattcataaattaagataattatatttgaaaattatttattttagttcatttaagtaaACAAAtatgacttataagtaaaattatctaAAAACTAATATAACTCATAAATATTAatcaacttatcacttataagttttttattcattttatgtaataaattatttattttaagatttttcaATCGGACCGGATATTAAGTATGTTAGAATATAGATCTGATTTGATCTTCATTTAACAACTTAAGATTTTAGATAAACTGGTTACTTAACATAATAGATTAAAGATCGACGTCAGTGATGcaatttttgatttaaaaatagaCCCTTAAATGAGGAGTGTTAGAATATAAATCGGGCTATACTTTCCTCTCTGACATCCCGTATCTTGGTGTTTGCATCTCTAAGCTTGTTGATCTCCGTAGACAAGGTGTACTTGATATACAAGACTATACAAATTCTTTTACTCATCACTCATTGGGCGGTGACCCTAAACATTAATTTGGGATAAAAAATATCCAAATTGTTACTTCTGAAAACAATATCCCAAAATTTCATTTCGTTAAGCGGTTTGGCAAAACGTGACTTCGTCtaatattttgttttttttttaatttttttttccaaTAACACTAGATCAAATATCATTACTACTTCTGTTTTTTCCCTTCATTTTTCTTTTCCCATGCTAACATGAGATGCCCAAAACAATGCATTATATAGCGTTTTAACCCCAAAATACTACTTCATCTAGCGGTTTacacatttttttaaaaaaaaaaatttttgaacccaaaaaaaattgttaaaccctaaaataattaaaaaaatattttaaattattttttaaaatccaaaaagGGATTGGTGAAccataaaatatttgaaattattaaattaaactacatccttaaatttttaaaattgtgTAATTTAAAGTTTACATTTTTGGTTTCTTGGGTTTAGGGCCCTAATCCCTATATTAAATCGGTGTAACATTTattattttactttttaaatatttctaaaatccaaaagagaattggtaaatcctaaaatgttaaaaattgttaaattatggTATTCtctcaaaatttaaaaatattaaataaataataaatataaaaaacaTAACATTAAGTGTTGTTTCCGGGCCTCTAAATAATATActaaaaaaattcataataacAAAAATACAAAGAATGAATAACGTTACTTGAACTAACATTAtgcaaattaaaaaaaaaagaacaaAACGCCTAAAACGCTAAATTGTGTAGCATTTGGGATTGTTTTCTAAACCCTACATGATGTAAGATGGGCTGACATTTCAGCTCTTAATTTCAGTAAGTAACATTTTGGATCATTTTTCACTCTCAAAGTGACATTTTAGTCCATTTCTCAATGTATTTTAAATTAATGACCTGATAATAACAAAGGAAACAAATCCTCATAGATATCATACAAGTTTATACAGAACAACTATACAGTGTTATGTACTTGGCAGTGTTTTACTGATCCATGAACTTAATGCAAACCATTATCAGTTGGTGAACCAGGAACAGGAAGAACAAATCCTCTCCCGCCAAACAGTGGGCGCATATATGTATCATCATATTTTCTCCAGTGTCGATGAATAGTATGAGTGCTTAGAAGCCTGCTCAGACTAGCTGGCCTGGGAATATCTTGATCTCCTGTGTCTCTTTCTGGATCTTGAGAACTGCCTAAAAGTGGCACCATGGAGAATTTTGGACTGGATGGTTCAGAGGATAGCACTTTGCTGTTGAATATCGATGGAGGCATCAAGAGTCTTATAAGAGGTTTTGTCATTAATCCGAAAACCTGAAGAAATAACAGTAATATAATTAGAAGTAGAATTGTCAGTTTCAGATAAGAAAAAGAATAAACTTTAACCTTAGACTTGTAGTGCCTAGGATATAATCAGATAGAATAATATTCATAGCATTCTTCTTAGGTTAACTATCTGTAATACCACTATACAAGCATAGACCAAATTTAGGCAGATTAATTTTAATGTGTTGTCACTAGCTTGGAAAACCTGACAATCTTGTGAGTCCGACTAGAGCATTTTAGCATAAAAAACAAATAACTGGTTTTTGGATGTCTGATATTTTCTCGTTGGAAACAACATATTAATAAAACATACGGAGACTGCGCTATGGTATATTACAACATATTAATAAAACATATGGAGACTGCGCTATGGTACATTCCAGTAAAAAGTACTTAATTTGAAGCAATATTGAGGGAGTAAGTAGAATAAATTGGATAGAACCTACCAAAGAGAGATGAACTACGCAACAGAAGCAAGAAACCCAAGAGATCTAGGAAGTACTATGTTCCGGATCAATTTTTCCCCTTTTTTTTTTGGGGGGGGGGAGTGTTACTTAACTCATGACTAAGCAAGGTTCATCATAGAACAAATACTGTTTTCCCAAGGGTCATAACTTAAAAGCAGACAAATAGTGCACATTCTATAAGGTGCAAAGGATTTGCTGCAAGTCAGACAAGGTAATTTAATTGTTTCTACCCAATTTAAACTTCATATAGGTAACATAGTAGGCTCCATCATTGTCACCAATTCCAAACATTAGATGGACTTTGCCATATATATTCGGCAAGACAAAGTCCGTCCATTGTATTTATACCGTGGTAAAAATAAGTTTAATTTGAGGTTAGAAGAGCACGAGTAGATACATATGCAATAAACTTTATATAGGGGGATTTAGTTTACCATTGTAGTGAAGAGAACAACAGTTATGGTGCTGGTTAATACGATTGCGTGTGCTGGCTGTTGGGTATGGCCGAATCTTGTAAACTGCAATATGATGTTGTTGAAGTTAGTCAGAGAGCAATataaattgataagaaaaagtaaAGATGTGGGAGACTTGCAAACTAATAGTCTAAAACTAAACCACATTTTTATGCTATATAGTTTATGTGACCTATGATGCTCAAACTCTTTTAAAAGGACCGGACACGGACACAAATCAGAGTGTCTGATTCTTTGAACTCTAAAATCAAAGACCCGGGGACAAGTTTTATAAGGATCCGGCACTTGGATTGGGAGGCGGCAATTAGTATATCTGTTATATTATGATAATTTCTATACACAAATACCTATCactttatataaaataatatataaactTTTGAAAAACAAGGGTAAAATAAGTTTTATTAtagatataaattttataatagaTACAATGTCAAAAGTTAAAGggttaatataataaaatattcgATATAGGCTATCAAATGTCTGAGATGAAGTGTCCATTTTCCAAATGTCATTTGAATCTGGATCCAAGTGTCATTATGAGTGTCGTGTCCTGTGGACACAGGTACAACAGGGTTTTCTGAAGAGTCCGAGCATCACAATATGTGACCATGTTTGGGTCAAGTGACCAGCGGTGAGCACAAAGTGGACTATTTTTTTGCCTTACGATAAGAATATTGTTTGGTTCCACTTAGAAGTTGTAATAGATGGGAAAATGTATGAAAGTACTTATCCTCTCAAACTAAAATCTAGCATCCCAGCTTACAGTTGAGTCCTTTGACCTTGAGTTCACAACTAAAATTACTAATATAATAGGTAAACATTATGCAATCTGTCAATCTCAATAACCGATGATAAACTTCAATGAACATACCTCTAGTTAACCACAAAGTTCATTGCAGCACTACTTCAAGAACCGTGCATTTTTAAAATtcattaattattaaaattttcaaaatacaTGACATTCAAACATAGAGACCTGGCATAGTAATTTGAAGGGATCATGCGAATATTTCTTGCTAAAGTACTTTTGATAAATGACCTCAATAATTACATTGATGGATTAACTTTTTAGCAGGCGAACTCATGTTTGTAAGTTATAACAATTTATTAGGTGGTATTGACACAATAACTCCTAACATCTATTTCATAACCAATATATaagtttcaaaaaaattcaaattgtCCTTCAATTCCAAATTCAGATGTTCACTTAAGAATGACGACTAATTAGAAGAATGAATCATATTAATAAATCTGACTGCACATTAAAAGGATATGTAGTTTGCGTCATTATAGTACTCAACTTATGTAAAATTGTAATGACACATAAAACATTCTATATTAGCAAGGTATCTTTATACTTGAACCAAAGGAGCATTACTTTTAATTCAAGCAAATGGAATTAATTTATTGCATAGTATCTTAGTACTAATTTCCGCTTGGTTTTCTTTCATACAGCCAAAACAAATTCTGAACATGCAACATAGCTATTTGGCCAGAAAAGAGTTTACCTGCTTATAAGCAAGTGCCATTGAAACGGCGCCTCTTATTAGACCAGCCCACCATAGTATAACCTGAACGATCACAATATGATGAATTTTTTTATTACATTTGTAAGTTTCAAATACATTAACAAGCTAAATTGCTATTTATATTTTTCACTTTAATACCTGCTGCTTGAGGTTTACTTTTTCACTCTTGGACTTCATGGTAAGGTTGGATATAAAGGAAAGAAGGAATACAAACGATGCTCTTCCAATCAGAACCAATCCAAGCAGCATTGCACTCAGGCCAACTGATTTCCCAGGACTGGAATTATGGAAATTGAGTAGAAAATGTGAAATTTATAACAAAAAGGCTGAGCAATTGATTTAATTTTCTTATTTTAGACTATTTTAGAGATAAAAGAATAATTTATACAAGAGAAAAATGTTAAACTTAACAATTAATCATCATACGAGCATTACCTGTCGCTAACAAACTTCCACTTTTCCATGTCCAGTGCATCCATACCAACATAAAGGAAGATACATATTTCACAAATGAACGAAAATGTTGCAAAGGAATGCCTGAAATCAGCAAAGAACAATATACTAAAAATACAGAAAGTTTTTAGTGCAATAGATTAAAAAAAAGATGGATTTGCTGAGGTATTCCTCAAGGTTTTACCCACTTAGTTGTTACTTTTGAACCGTCAGTCATAGAATGCCAAGTGTAATGTGACATGACAATCCCGCAAAAGAATACGGTGAGTATGCCACTCAAGTCAAAAAGCTGAAAGACAAACGAATTGGTACAAAACAATATTATTGAGTCGTTGAAGCTCCCATTTATATGTGGTAATTTAATATAACAAGCATAAGTACGTAAAGGAACTCAAGACAAATATAACATACTTCAGCCATCATATATGAAAGGTAAGCCATCACAATCATAAGAGCCACTTCACGATCAGGAGAATGCCTGCAAATTTGTAAACTAGCATTCAAGTCACATGTTGTAATGACATGTACATATCCACCAATGAGGGCACCCACATATCTTCAAAGATATATTGTCCATAACAGATAAGTAAGATGATCAACACTTTGAGTTCCATCTTACTTTAATCAGTTTGTGCTACCACTACAGTTCTACATATTTTAACAAAATCTACAATGTATTTAGTCTCAATATTTTAACTTAAAAACATATCCCAATCTAGACATCTGAGATTCATCACAAGATAAAAGAATACAGACTTCATCACTTGGTGCCAAATCGACACATACAAACCATTGCAGATAGATCATAGATATTGCTCTCATGATTTTTCTGATGCCTATTTTTTAACGATCGGATTGCACTTTCAGCTATTGTATTTGCAAGTTTAACAACGATAATGTCCAAGGTTTTAAAGAGCAAAATTAGTCTTTACAGATGCTACGCATAAATACCTGCCAGGATACAACTTTTTCATGATAAAAGCGCTAAGCAATCCAACCTGAGAATTTAGTAAAGAAAAATTAACAACAGAGTATAGTAAGACATACTTCACAATAATGCACACCAGCACAAACTCAACATTGCTCTAAGATGCCTTTTAAGTCAATGACCTTGTTTGGCACTCAAAATGGACATTAAAAAAATTTATGAGGATGGTTTACTAAAGTGAAAGTGCAACCAATGACGACATACCATTCTAGTCAGTCAAAAAATAATAACTTCTTAGTCTATTTTACTTGTGTGAATAATGCACGCGAAGTTGTGATCATTTACATATTGTTTATAAAGTAGTAATTTTTCATATACGTATTTATTGTCTATTGTCTAACTTCGTAAAGATGTCAAAAACATATTAAGATTGATGCATACTTCTACTTGGGTCAGGAATTGGTAGTTGATTGGTCAAAATTAGGCTCAATGGTCAAATTTAATTATACAGTATTCATCTGTCATGACTTCAATGCTAGTTGGTCTGAACACCTAAATCAGCGATACTGTTTACTGGGGAAGTATAGAAATAAATTAAACTTAAAGACTTAAAGTACAACATTATGCAAATAAAGTGCAACAGTTATTTGTCAAAGTCCTATTGAACTAAAATCTACAGAACTATATCTGATCCTGTTCCATATCCCTCGTGTTAGTTACTTTTAGTTAGACATGGCCTGAAGCAACCAAATATAATAATATGCCAGAAAATATTTTAGCAATTAGAAGTATAACCAGGTAAGTTAAGCTGTCAAAGGAAAAATGGTTATGTTTGAAATTGcgttaaatatcaaagtggtcactcaactgaaagtcatatatcagtttaatcatcaaacttaatggggtatcatttggatcactaaagtaataataaatatcaaacagatacctcaaaatatgtgttcgagaattaaaatttattttatggagttataaacattttttttaaatcttattacaaccaaatgaaaagttatgaattcataatattttagatgattttttgagatttttaaaaatttatctactaattattattatttaaataaagcaaatgactacaaaatta
The Apium graveolens cultivar Ventura unplaced genomic scaffold, ASM990537v1 ctg954, whole genome shotgun sequence genome window above contains:
- the LOC141705745 gene encoding sodium/hydrogen exchanger 1-like isoform X1 — its product is MLLSNAASVDNITLFVALICSCIIIGHLLVENKWTNESTTPLLIGLCSGVVILLRTGGTNSRLLEFDEQLFFIYLLPPIIFNAGFQVKKKQFFQNFMTIMLFGAIGTAMSFTIISFGAKNLIEMLNIGSLEIKDYLAIGAIFSATDSVCTLQILNQEETPLLYSLVFGEGVVNDAASVVLFHAIQKYDLSNINLKTALQFGESFLTLFTTSTLLGISVGLLSAFIMKKLYPGRHSPDREVALMIVMAYLSYMMAELFDLSGILTVFFCGIVMSHYTWHSMTDGSKVTTKHSFATFSFICEICIFLYVGMDALDMEKWKFVSDSPGKSVGLSAMLLGLVLIGRASFVFLLSFISNLTMKSKSEKVNLKQQVILWWAGLIRGAVSMALAYKQFTRFGHTQQPAHAIVLTSTITVVLFTTMVFGLMTKPLIRLLMPPSIFNSKVLSSEPSSPKFSMVPLLGSSQDPERDTGDQDIPRPASLSRLLSTHTIHRHWRKYDDTYMRPLFGGRGFVLPVPGSPTDNGLH
- the LOC141705745 gene encoding sodium/hydrogen exchanger 1-like isoform X2, which produces MTIMLFGAIGTAMSFTIISFGAKNLIEMLNIGSLEIKDYLAIGAIFSATDSVCTLQILNQEETPLLYSLVFGEGVVNDAASVVLFHAIQKYDLSNINLKTALQFGESFLTLFTTSTLLGISVGLLSAFIMKKLYPGRHSPDREVALMIVMAYLSYMMAELFDLSGILTVFFCGIVMSHYTWHSMTDGSKVTTKHSFATFSFICEICIFLYVGMDALDMEKWKFVSDSPGKSVGLSAMLLGLVLIGRASFVFLLSFISNLTMKSKSEKVNLKQQVILWWAGLIRGAVSMALAYKQFTRFGHTQQPAHAIVLTSTITVVLFTTMVFGLMTKPLIRLLMPPSIFNSKVLSSEPSSPKFSMVPLLGSSQDPERDTGDQDIPRPASLSRLLSTHTIHRHWRKYDDTYMRPLFGGRGFVLPVPGSPTDNGLH